The Clostridiales bacterium DNA segment CATCTAAAGCTTTCTTTATTGAATTTTCGACGTCGCACCCCAAATCGCAGCATGCGCTTGCAAAAAGTTTTTGAACATTGTCTTGTATAACACCGGCATTGATCTCTCTCATGTTTTCTCCTTTTTTAAAAATATTATTATTCCATTTACATTATATCTGAAATTATATTTATTTAAAATCCCCGATATAATTGTTATAATATTCTAATGAGGGGGAGACAAAATGTGGTTTTGTTCATTATTTAGCGGAAGCAGCGGAAATTGTATATATGTGGGAGATGAAAAAACAAATATTTTAGTAGATGCAGGTTTAAGCGGTACTAAAATTGTAAATTCTTTAAATGAGATAGGAATATCTCCCGAAAAAATAGATGCCCTGCTTATAACCCATGAGCACAGAGATCATATACATGGGGCGGGGATATTGTCAAGAATGCTCAATATACCAATATATGCCAACAGAAACACATGGGATTCCATGTATGATTTGATAGGCAGTGTAAAAAATGAAAATATAAACATAATAAATACAGGAGAAGCATTTTCGATAGGGGATATCGATATAAATTCCTATAAAACGCCCCACGACGCTGCAGAACCTGTTGGATACTGCTTTTACAACAGCAATAAAAAGATATCCATCGCAACGGATATAGGCCATGTAAGCGAAAACGTTTATGAGAACATAAAGGATTCGGATCTTTTGCTGCTCGAATCAAACCATGATGTTGAAATGCTGAAAGCCGGACCGTATCCTTATTTATTAAAAAGAAGGATATTGAGCGGCACCGGTCACCTGTCCAATGATGATGCAGGAGGGACTATTTTAAAGCTTATGGGAAATAAGTTTATGACTATTATACTCGGCCATTTAAGCCGTCAGAACAATTATCCCGAGCTTGCATATGCAACAGTCAAGTCAATTTTGGAGGGGAACGGCATAGATATAGATAAGGACCTTAAACTTGCTCTTGCATACAGGGAGCAGGCCAGTAGTTTTTTTGATGTCAGGTAAAGAGGTGTTAAGTTTGAACTATTATGATTATAAAGAAGGCGGAAGAAAAAGGGGATTATTTTCATATTTCTTTGTAGGAATAGTAGGGGCAATCGTGGGAGGTATGCTTGTACTGACTTTTGCGCCTCCTGCTCTTCTCGGCAAGGCGTTATCTCAGGGCAGCGGCCAGGCCGAAAGTACTCCTCAAAAGGACGCATCACAAAATGATACGTCAAATGATAAGCCTGAAAGTGAGGATAAGGCCGTCACTTCGCCAAACGATGCCGGTACATATTCGACTACGGAGATTGTCCAGAAATTGGTGCCCGCAGTCGTCGGTATAAGGACTACGAAGTTTAAAAAAAGCATGGTCTTTGGCGACAGGAAGGTTGAGGGGATCGGATCCGGAGTCATCGCAGACCGGAATGGGTATATAATAACAAACAACCACGTGGCGGATGACCAGGCTTCGGATATAACGGTATACCTGATAGACGGGAGGACGGTTCCGGCAGCGACTGTGTGGACCGATACGGACCTTGATCTGTCGATACTCAAGATAAATGCCGATAATTTAAGCGTTGCTGAAATCGGAGATTCCGACAAGATACAGGTAGGCGAGGCCGCCATAGCCATAGGCAATCCCTTGGGGCTAAGGTTTGAAAGATCAGTTACGGAGGGAATAATAAGCGCCCTCAACAGGACATTACCTTTAGACGATCAGAAATTTATGGAGGATTTGATACAGACAGATGCATCCATCAATGAAGGGAACAGCGGCGGTCCCCTTATAAACAGTGAAGCAAAGGTTATAGGCATAAATACCATAAAGGTAAGCAGCGCGGAGGGCATGGGTTTTGCAGTACCCATAAACATAATCACACCTGTCATAAAAAGCATCATCAAAAACGGCAAGTTTGATACGCCATATCTCGGCATCATTTCCGGCTTGGATAGAGAATCGGCGAGCCTTTATGATATCAAGCTCGATGCCGGAATTTATATATATGACATAGATAAGAAGGGCCCCGCATATAAAGCGGGGATAAGAAAGGGTGATGTGATACTTGAGGTAGACAGCAAACCTGTCAATACTTTTACATCATTAAAGCAAATCATATTTAACACGGGAGCCGGGGGCACCATAAGTATAAGGTACTTAGATGCGGATAAAAATATGAAAACAACTTCTGCTACTCTGACTGCAAGCAATACTTAAAATACGCAGCAAGGTATATACAAATTAATTGTTGTTTCCTTAATATACTCAAATATAAAGTATAAACCTATTATGCACCCATTCTTTGGGTTTCTGGAGGAATATTTTTGAACATAATTATTGTAGCCGTCGGCAAGATAAAGGAAAAGTACCTGAAAATGGGAATAGATGAATATGCCAAAAGGCTTAAAAGGTACTGCAATATAAATATAATAGAGGTAGCGGATGAAAAGGCTCCTGAAAATATCAGCCTCAAAGAGATGGAAATAATAAAAAAAACAGAAGGGGAAAAAATATTGAGGCACTTCAGGCGTGGAATATACAAAATTGCATTATGCATCGATGGAACAGAAATGTCTACGGCTAAAATGTCGTCCATGATAAGGGAGTTTGGAATAAATGGTACAAGCAACATCATGTTTGTAATAGGCGGTTCTTTAGGGCTCTGGAGCGGAGTAGTCAAAGAATGCGACTTTAAGCTTTCCTTTTCCAAGTTGACATTTCCGCATCAGCTTATGCGTCTGATTTTCCTTGAACAGATATACAGATGTTTTAAGATAATAAACAACGAACCATACCATAAATGAGGTATAATTGACTGTATATATATTTATATTTTTCGAAGAATATTATTTCAATCGCTAAGTTCTAAGTATATAGAGTCTGTAAACTTGTTCAGGGCAGAATCAAAACTCGCTAAGCATGAAACATTGATTCTGCTTATCCTGAACATGTGTTAACAGACTCTAAAGACTTTCAGCTAATTGCTCTTTCCATAATATTTTTCGAATATATAAAATATGCATTTGGTATAATTAAAACGACAGATGTTTTATACATGATAATTGCCGATATAAAGATTGCACACAGGTTGACAAAGCACAGCAAATATAGCTACCTTCATATGAAACGGAGTGATGATAAAATGTTCCAGCAATTAGACCTTTTAAGGATTATTACAACTCTCCCGGGAATACTCTTAGGATTTACTTTTCATGAATACGCACATGCATACATGGCCACAAAGTTTGGAGACCCAACGCCTAAAATGCAGGGAAGGCTTACTGTAAACCCCCTTGTACACATTGACATATGGGGGCTTCTGCTTATTATATTTGCAGGATTCGGATGGGCGAAACCCGTTGTCACAAATCCTTCATATTACAAGGGGAATGTAAAACAGAAGGATTTGATCGTATCATTTGCAGGGCCTGTAATGAACTTTATAATAGCATTCATAAGCGCAGCGATATTGCTGCTTATAGATAAATACGGCATTTTAAACAGTGTCGACCGGAATAAAATCAATATTATTTTCATGATCATAGAGGGCATTATCTGGATAAACTGTGTGCTTTTCATATTTAATCTCGTACCTATACCGCCCCTTGACGGTTTTCATGTGCTTATAAATATTCTCCCTGTAAAATCATACGGTTTTATATATGCTCTGGAAAAATATGGTCAGATAATACTCCTTGTATTTATAATACTTCCGTTTTCAAGCACTATTATAGGGACAGGTGCCGCATACA contains these protein-coding regions:
- a CDS encoding MBL fold metallo-hydrolase, yielding MWFCSLFSGSSGNCIYVGDEKTNILVDAGLSGTKIVNSLNEIGISPEKIDALLITHEHRDHIHGAGILSRMLNIPIYANRNTWDSMYDLIGSVKNENINIINTGEAFSIGDIDINSYKTPHDAAEPVGYCFYNSNKKISIATDIGHVSENVYENIKDSDLLLLESNHDVEMLKAGPYPYLLKRRILSGTGHLSNDDAGGTILKLMGNKFMTIILGHLSRQNNYPELAYATVKSILEGNGIDIDKDLKLALAYREQASSFFDVR
- a CDS encoding trypsin-like peptidase domain-containing protein, with amino-acid sequence MNYYDYKEGGRKRGLFSYFFVGIVGAIVGGMLVLTFAPPALLGKALSQGSGQAESTPQKDASQNDTSNDKPESEDKAVTSPNDAGTYSTTEIVQKLVPAVVGIRTTKFKKSMVFGDRKVEGIGSGVIADRNGYIITNNHVADDQASDITVYLIDGRTVPAATVWTDTDLDLSILKINADNLSVAEIGDSDKIQVGEAAIAIGNPLGLRFERSVTEGIISALNRTLPLDDQKFMEDLIQTDASINEGNSGGPLINSEAKVIGINTIKVSSAEGMGFAVPINIITPVIKSIIKNGKFDTPYLGIISGLDRESASLYDIKLDAGIYIYDIDKKGPAYKAGIRKGDVILEVDSKPVNTFTSLKQIIFNTGAGGTISIRYLDADKNMKTTSATLTASNT
- the rlmH gene encoding 23S rRNA (pseudouridine(1915)-N(3))-methyltransferase RlmH, which gives rise to MNIIIVAVGKIKEKYLKMGIDEYAKRLKRYCNINIIEVADEKAPENISLKEMEIIKKTEGEKILRHFRRGIYKIALCIDGTEMSTAKMSSMIREFGINGTSNIMFVIGGSLGLWSGVVKECDFKLSFSKLTFPHQLMRLIFLEQIYRCFKIINNEPYHK
- a CDS encoding site-2 protease family protein — protein: MIIADIKIAHRLTKHSKYSYLHMKRSDDKMFQQLDLLRIITTLPGILLGFTFHEYAHAYMATKFGDPTPKMQGRLTVNPLVHIDIWGLLLIIFAGFGWAKPVVTNPSYYKGNVKQKDLIVSFAGPVMNFIIAFISAAILLLIDKYGILNSVDRNKINIIFMIIEGIIWINCVLFIFNLVPIPPLDGFHVLINILPVKSYGFIYALEKYGQIILLVFIILPFSSTIIGTGAAYIENFILKVLSTVI